One Augochlora pura isolate Apur16 chromosome 10, APUR_v2.2.1, whole genome shotgun sequence DNA window includes the following coding sequences:
- the LOC144476144 gene encoding uncharacterized protein LOC144476144: protein MQERWSTSNAKLVNVEDGLSQDAYFLPEKNGRNANKKNANSGLFLKVVLCLLLLCLLGLSSYLILEILPGSVDVVHDEHVSQYEKIIVPIEEELIPATENIGDFHPWTVKKVEPILENEMQRYESLESSDPPSEKEYSTVAAEVTEEDTSEMPPKSGRLDAIMKELMREVDSSMSENSNETIVTVHDKGPADRDVAALLIKLMLAETVARMAEAIEREEEAMERGEEARDEDAQSSYVDETTEMVSDPNDSVTDYGNDNYEDYDYKWEFGWQHGGLEPAPYWKLSKPTSVKLHAGIISMDPRKRRTVQ from the exons ATGCAAGAACGGTGGAGCACTAGCAATG CCAAGCTCGTAAACGTAGAGGACGGTCTGTCACAGGATGCGTACTTTCTCCCCGAGAAGAATGGCAGAAACGCGAACAAGAAGAACGCGAATTCAGGGCTGTTCCTGAAAGTTGTCCTGTGTCTGCTGTTACTGTGCCTCCTTGGATTGTCCTCTTACTTGATATTGGAGATACTGCCGGGTTCGGTCGACGTCGTTCATGACGAGCATGTTTCCCAATACGAGAAGATAATTGTTCCGATCGAAGAGGAGTTAATTCCTGCA ACAGAGAACATCGGGGACTTCCATCCGTGGACGGTGAAGAAGGTCGAGCCGATCCTGGAGAATGAAATGCAACGGTACGAGTCGCTCGAGAGTAGCGATCCACCCAGCGAGAAAGAGTATTCGACTGTCGCGGCGGAAGTCACCGAGGAGGATACGTCGGAGATGCCTCCGAAATCCGGACGACTGGACGCGATTATGAAAGAACTGATGAGGGAAGTCGATTCGAGTATGAGCGAGAACTCGAACGAGACAATTGTCACCGTCCACGATAAAGGGCCGGCCGACAGGGACGTCGccgcgttattaattaaactgatGCTAGCGGAGACGGTCGCGAGGATGGCGGAAGCGATAGAAAGGGAAGAGGAAGCGATGGAAAGGGGAGAGGAAGCTCGGGACGAGGACGCGCAATCGTCTTACGTCGACGAAACGACCGAGATGGTTTCGGACCCAAACGACAGCGTAACGGATTACGGCAATGACAACTATGAGGATTACGACTACAAGTGGGAATTCGGTTGGCAACATGGAGGACTAGAACCGGCCCCTTACTG GAAATTGTCTAAACCTACATCGGTGAAGCTTCACGCTGGGATAATCTCTATGGACCCGCGAAAAAGAAGAACCGTACAGTAA